Genomic DNA from Hypomesus transpacificus isolate Combined female unplaced genomic scaffold, fHypTra1 scaffold_159, whole genome shotgun sequence:
TTGATCATGATGTGCCAGAAGACCTGAGAATGTCGGACAAATTCTGGAAGGTGAGGCCTTTTCTGGATCGGATTCTGCGAGGCTGCTTGTCTCTGAATCGACCTGATTGCGCATCTATCGATGAGCAGATGATTCCTTTCACAGGAGCCTGTCCTTGCAGACAATATCTGCCAATGAAGCCAAACCCAGTTGGCATAAAGAACTTTGTTTGTGCTACAGCAGATGGCATTGTGCTTGACTTTGAGCTGTATCAAGGCACAGGTTCACTGATTGAGAAGGTCGAAGAACCAGAGGGCCTAAGTTTGGGAAGCTTAGTCATCGAGCGTCTGTGCCAAACTCTGCATCGTGGCACAAAGGTGTATTGTGACCGGTTCTTCACCACCATCAAAGGTGTGCAACGAATGATGGAGCAAGAGCTGTACATGACTGGTACAATAATGAAGAACAGACTCGCTGAAGCGAAGCATAAGTTACCCAGTGACAAAGCCATGAAAAACGCAGGAAGAGGTACCTCATCAGAAGTTTCCGCTGAAGATGGAAAGTTGTGTGTAGTGAAGTGGTACGACAACAAACCAGTATTGCTGATGTCTGTTGTTCATGGTACACAGCCTGAAGACACCTGCCAGCGCTGGGACAAGAAAGTCAAACAATATGTCACTGTCTCGCGACCAAGCATTGTCCGTGAGTACAACATCAAGATGGGTGGAGTTGATTTGATGGATAGAATGATAAGTTACTATCGCAAGAGCACCCGTACTAAGAAGTGGACAATGCGGATGGTAATGCACTTCACGGATCTGGCTTTAGCCAACAGCTGGCTATTCTACCGAAAAGACCATGCAATATGTGCTGGACCAAAGACAAGACCCATCCAGTTCCTTCAGTTCCGCATGGAAGTGGCTAAGATTCTCTTGGTCCAGCATCATGGTGCAGATGCAGACCTTTCGACACAGTCTGAGGAAGAAGACGATTCAAACCAGGGAGTGAAACGTCACGTGACAGAGTTGCCCCATGTCTCGGTCCGCAGGAGGGCTAATGCTCACCTCCCAGAGATGATCAGCCTGAAGAATGCAATGCGCTGCAGACAACTAGGTTGCACTGGAAGAACCCGAGTACGTTGTATGACCTGCAAAGTGTTCTTGTGCTTGCAAACCGAGCGCAACTGTTACTCAGCCTTTCACACATAAGCGATGGCAGTGATTCTCAAGGTGTGTACATGTTCCTTGGTTCCTCCTTGTTCTCCCACTCCGTGAAAGTAATTGAATCAGGTGACCTCTGGGCCTCTGAAAGAAAGCCTGGTCCTTCAGTGCTCAGTTATCGCAGCCTTTAACATGTTCCCTTTTTTACATTACCAATGCAAAATGTCACATGAGCTACTCACCTactgtttttttatattttttactaTGATGTTCAAAACACATTAGTAGCCTAATGCAAGAGTGACTATTTAAAAAGCTTTGAATGTTTTATATATTGTTACAGACACACAATGTCATCCTGCAACTGTTTTGCAGAATATCAAATGTTCCAAACACTATTTTTAACTGTCAAATGTTTCCTTGTTTTTACTCTCTGATAGTCAACTcaaaatatgtgtgtatgtgttaataatacataaaaaacTTTCAGGAAAAAACTGCTGTGTTCGAGGCAGAAATAAAGAGTTTTTTTTTCTATTACACAAAGGTGACTCTATTGTGTTTAATGGAAAGTCGGACCATGAATCCACATATGTGGACATCATTTTTCTCTAAAAGTACATCATGTCAAAAGATGATACTTAGTTTTTATTCTAATTAGGTTCCAATAAGCCCATATAGCaaagataaataaaaaatgcatgTAAAAAAACAGCTTGGGCCCTAAGAGGTTaatactaatagctaactagctaaccaacattgcatttcataggagctcgcatgagcatcctttgacctactttACTTGCGTATTAGCTAGatgttacaattgttgtcataatttcccatcggagattcaagcaagcagactttaattttggaaaaccagacgctgattgtgccaaaccaggcgttaatttcgtgtggtttgctagacacgtctcaaaatttgagacgtaatttacgtgtgtaaatgGCAACGTGTCACGTCACAcgactttgcatgccaagtcggcgttaattacgcatggtaacacacgggggcgtcttaatacttgcccactagacCTTCCATACAGACACTTAACCTGGTCTTAACTTTGAATGCTTCatccccctgcccagccccctcCATGCCCCTTCGCCAATCACCAGGATGCCTGGCATCCGAACATTCTGGGCATTCCTTTGTTTAGCAGACAGTaggttgattggcatgtcggACCCTGCGAACACtactggtaaacaaccaactaacagCCTAACATATAACACACGTCTTTCGGTGTCGGTCGCAGACAGTaggttgattggcatgtcggACCCTGCGAACAAAACTGGTAAACAACCATTAACGTTACAACAGATTAACACTGCAGTCAGATAGCTACCCTGTTTGCTGTTGTATAATGCCTGTTTGAAATACGTATTTCAGAGTAAGGCTAGCCATGATCTAGTAACTTAAAGGCTGGTAGTTGATTGAAGATAATAATGGGGATGTGTTTAGATTGAGATTGGACTCAAATGTGGATAATTGGATGTGTAGGCttacatgttatttttgcttaggattcacttcaaacattaaaagaaaggGTAGCAGACTTATTCAAAAAGCTAAGCAAACGGGATCAGGTGGAAATAGATCCCAGTCCTTGCCCACCCCAAGACCTCAGAGCAGCTCCCTCCCTGAGGCTACAGGCACCAGGTCAGAGCATACTAGGCAGTCAGTCACATGCGAAGAGTAGCTTGTGATTGTAGGCCACACATGTAACCTacacaaacgttttttttccgattaagcctcactttaaaatgttggttgttgattcatgagtgttcttgttttgatggctgtggcctcactttaaaatgttggttgttgattcatgagtgttcttgttttgatggctgtggcatttttcgtgtgagtatacactaatagttatgttttaatgtaaaagatTCATCAAAGGATCTAACCTGCTGATTATATATTCATGAAAATAGAGTGACCaaagtctctccagtttgtgagtacagtacagtgtgtgttagaaAGAAATGAGTTGCAATTCAGATGTAGAGACACAGTCTATTTATAGTAAATGTATAATTTGATTAAAGTAACCCTGGTGGACCATACTAGGCCACACTGAAGAACTCAGACTTAAGTGAATTTGAATTTTTATTTCTCATcagcaatcatatgaataattttcactgcttagatgccaggctaaggttacacacattttcagtcttggtctgtggaACCCCTTAAGTAGCCCTgaccaccccttggccaccccatatatAAAACTCTGGTTCCGCCACTGCTCCAGCCCCTAGCTCTTGATCCTAGATAATGTATATATGCAAACATCCACCTAGTGTTTGGGGGTCATATTTCAAATACAGATATCATTACACCCCCTACACTGTACATGTCAGCATTCGACAAAATGGCTGTGATATGCACATTCCATTTCAAAAGGGGCTATTTTGGTTGGAGCCACATAGGGGAAATTGACAATAACTAGGAATAGCAAAATATtgttaaataaaaaaactagtgctgtcagttaaacgcgttattaacggcgttaacgtaAACCTGGCTAaggagtagtaggctaacgtcaAGTTTagagtggatggcgagcacgagatgccgaaatggatgccaatacgattctgaatggaaagtttactttaaaaaagttgccTACTGGTTACAttaacaagaccaaagtgatttgtgtgttttgccgttgtgaactgagctatcatcgcagtatgtccagtctgaaataccacttgatggccaatcacacagctgatgcgaatacTCTgtcccctcgtcaaagccaggcgattgcaatgttgttttcaattcagTAATCCAATCCAATTTTCCATGTttataagagcattaaaattagaaaaaattctgggacaaaataaaatcaagggacatttagaatagataaaaattaGTGATTAATTGCaattgcgagttaactatgacattaatgcgattaatcgtgtttaaatgttttttttcatttgacagcactagttattTTATGTATATATGACCACAATAATGTCATTGCTAATACCTATTTCTATcattgttcactttttctttgTACCACAGTTGCTTAATTGCacatgaagggttagggttgcggtgctgttgaaacatcttgccttgggcccaaaagcgtcgtaagcctaagttgatcgaaAAATCCATCGTAGGACGAATATTAGGtttacgggccgttcccaaagacataATAGCTGAAGTTTCTCTCGAAAAATTGTAACTCTTGAAAGCGCAGAGATTAGTCTAcaccttacgagcatgtttgggaaacgcaagTAAAAAATATAGATGGTTTCGTTTTTTGCTCAATAGTTGCTACGATcgatcgttatcgggaaacgcagccctgttCAATGACAATACACTTGAATGTAATTTAATCTAGGTggcatttaactctgtataactcgagtCATCTATCAATTTGCCCTTAAACTTCCCTCtgtatgcctgcgcctcgtccatttaTTGTATAGTATAGCGGGACAAAAAATCCATTAGCCTCTCAGCGTGAGAACTACAAGGTGTTGCAAAAGATCATGTGAACTGGTCGAAATGCTCACGTTGTATGCGTGAGATTTGAGCACGGAATATATACCTTTGTTAATCCTATATTACCAAAATTAAATATAATTCCTGTCATAATGGGGAAATGATGTTCCTTGTACTTTATGTTAAGTTATGctaggtgcttgcgttgtcttgtcttaagaatttcagtgcccagtctaaccttgtgttgttctgtgtacctgacaaataaaatacttgaaatgGTTGTATTCTGCACGTGCATAATTGTTCTGGGGAATTGTTTTTCCTCCTGACTGTCAGCAAGACCAtaagtttgattcccggccttgccaaatgacgttgtgtccttgggcaaggcacttcaccctacttgcctcgggggaatgtccctgtacttactgtaagtcgctctggataagaccgtctgctaaatgactaaatgtaatgcaaaTGGTTCAACAATGTTTTTATGTTTCCTTGATTCATCCAAGCTTTTGACCGTGTAAATCGTGGTAAAGTGTTAATGAAATTACAAGAGCGAGGGGTCCCCCCATACAAAATATGTGCCTTGCATTATTGGTACTCCCATCAAACTATGCAAGCGAGATGGGGGAAGACAACACTGGCTCCTTTCCCAGTTACCAATGGGGTTAGACAAGGTCGAATATTGTCACCTGTTCTTTTTAATTTGTATATGGATGATCTTTCTAGGACATTATAAGTGTGTAAGACTGGCTGTATGGTGGGGGATAGGTGTATTAATTATCTGATGTATGCAGATGATTTAGGTATTATGTCACCATATAGTGCTAGCCTACAGTAACTGCTTAGAGTCTGCTCAAACTACGGACTACAGTACGACATCAAATTCAATATAAAAAAgggtagggctgtccccgactaagattttctttggtcgaccaaaactcgactaaaacgtgtGAAAATCGACTAATTGAACTTTgaaatgcttaaaaaaaaaagacgtaGAAAAAtgttcgcgatctgactcaattattagcctactaataataagactcgtatcaccagtcctgttgtaaccgaatgctgatggtatttagtatctcttacaatgtactacaaatttaaaatattgtttgtttaacatgcaaatcatcggagcacgctt
This window encodes:
- the LOC124488954 gene encoding piggyBac transposable element-derived protein 3-like, translating into MREVFVGGEKPLTAEQLLGLFEIVSSPHGSNRRREENRTIMFRRDWLVEVAEGVSAISLTQILVFVSGASRIPPLGFSEHPTIEFLHQGDTGIRRVFPQANTCDITLRLPILTTYQQFKEYLESERFSLQRALELLESIDGDNSDLDVSDNDDSILDGNYQPSPQEESSSEDLSDDEDPIPEPTDHSRGRKHLRSADNGRGLRWKATPLTPNLAEYRHQDETDLDRHGWTPLDYFEQYIDRDLMMTIAECSNIMSLSKSGEPLNMTVDEVYHFFGACILMSCIRYPTIRMYWSKALKITAITDKFTRARFFKLRGAIKVVIDHDVPEDLRMSDKFWKVRPFLDRILRGCLSLNRPDCASIDEQMIPFTGACPCRQYLPMKPNPVGIKNFVCATADGIVLDFELYQGTGSLIEKVEEPEGLSLGSLVIERLCQTLHRGTKVYCDRFFTTIKGVQRMMEQELYMTGTIMKNRLAEAKHKLPSDKAMKNAGRGTSSEVSAEDGKLCVVKWYDNKPVLLMSVVHGTQPEDTCQRWDKKVKQYVTVSRPSIVREYNIKMGGVDLMDRMISYYRKSTRTKKWTMRMVMHFTDLALANSWLFYRKDHAICAGPKTRPIQFLQFRMEVAKILLVQHHGADADLSTQSEEEDDSNQGVKRHVTELPHVSVRRRANAHLPEMISLKNAMRCRQLGCTGRTRVRCMTCKVFLCLQTERNCYSAFHT